The DNA window TTCCAGTAGCCGGCCGTCACCGCATAGGCGATGCCGCGGATGACCGTGTACGCGTCGGTGAGCGTCGGCGCGAGATCGGTGCGGGTCAGGATCACGGCGGCGGCGCCGTCGGTGGTCGGGCAGCAGTCGAAGAGCCCGAGCGGCTCGGCGACCTTCGGGGCCTTGAAGTACTGCTCCGCGGTGATCTCCTTCTGGAAGTGCGCCTTGGGGTTGAGTGCGCCGTGGTAGTGGTTCTTCATGGCCACGGCACAGAGCGCCTCCTCGTTGGCGCCGTACTCTTTGAAGTACCGGTTGGCCAGCAGCGCGAACATTCCCGGCGCCGTCCGGCCCTTGGCCAGAACGGGATGGCCGCGGGTCACCGCCTGGGCGACGAGACTGCCGCGCGAGGGCACCTCTCGCATCTTCTCGGCGCCGACGGCGAGGACCAGGTCGTACTCGCCCGAGGCGACGGCCAGCGCCGCATTGCGGACGGCCTCGATGCCCGTCGCGCAGTACGCGGCCACGCGCGTCACCGGGATCGGAAAGAGATTGAGCGGGTCGGAGACGAACGTCCCCGAGTTGCCTTCGAACCCGTAGAGCATCGGCTCATAGCAGCCGAGCCAGGCGGCCTGGAGCCGCTGCCGCTCGATCTTCGCGTCGGCCAGCGCGAGCGTCACCGCCTCGTAGATCATGTCCGTGAGGCTCTGGTGGAAGTTCTCGCCGTACTTGATCACGCCGCTGCCGATGATGGCGACCCGGCCGCCCAGTCCCATGGAGGCCTCCTCGGGAAGTGGCCTAAGCCTACCCCTCCGGCCCGCGCGGCCGCAAGCCTGGCGCGCGCCAGAGCCACGCCGCGCAGCCGGCGAAGACCAGCGCGCCGACTCCTCCCAGGACGACGTTCGGCCAGAAGGCGTTGACCGTGACGCCGCCGGCCGTCAGCACGGTGAACAGCGCGTTGTTGATCACGTGCGCGGCCACCGCCGGCAGCGCGCTGCCGGCACGCTCGGTGACGAAGCCCAGCCAGAGGCCGAGGGCGAAAGCCAGCGTGACGTGGAGCCCTTCGAGATGGAGCAGGCCGAAGGCGACGCTCGTGACCAGCACGGCGACGGACGGCCGCCAGTGCTCGGCCAGGCGGCTCTGCATGTAGCCGCGGAAGAAGGTCTCCTCGGCCACCCCCGCGATGACGCCGATGACCAGCACCGCCGCGAAGAGCTCGACGCCCGAGGCGCCCTCCAGCGCGCGGCGGATCACCGCCATGGTGCCCCGATCGGCCAGTCCGGCCAGCGCCGTGGCCGAATCGAGCGCCTGTCCCAGCGCCAGCGTCCCCACGATCATCACGGCGAGGGTCGGCCCCGTCTCGCGTCCGGGCAGGAGCCGCAGCCGCGCCAGATCGAGGGGCCGCATGACGCCGAGGAGCGTCACCATCAGGGCGCTCGCGGAGGCCAGGGCCCCCGCCAGCAGTCCCGGCAAGCCGTCGAAGACCTCGCGCTCGGGCAGCTCGGGATAGAGCCCGCGGACGACCAGCGCCGCCACCAGGGTGAAGGCGACGATGCTCACGAACGCGAGCAGATAGGCGACGAAGACCGGCCACACGCGTCGCGCGCTCATCGAGCGCGACTCTAGTGCCGTTCCAACTTGTTGATACTAAATCTGTCCACGAACGACGTACACGGTGCCTTCCTAGGCGCGAATAGTTGGAACGGCACTAGCCGCAGCCGCCGACGGCTTCAAGCGCCGAACGCGGCCACTCGCGGCCGGGGAACGCGCGCAGGCGCCGGCCGCCGTCCGAGCCGCTCTATTTCCGGCCGGGCCCGCCCCCGAGCAGTTGGCGGACGGCCGCCAGGAGGCGGCGGTTCTCGCCAGGGCGCCCGACGCTGATCCGGACGTAGCGCTCGGAGAAGTCTCCGCGGACGAGGACGCGCGCCGCCCGGAAGACCGCCGCCGCGAAGTCCGGCGCCGTCCAGCCGCGCGAGCCGACGTCCACCATGATGTAGTTGCCCTGGGGCCGCGGCGCCACCGCAAAGCCGAGGTGGGCGAACTTCTGCGCGAGCCACGCGCGGCCCTCGGCGACGACCGCCAGGGTCCGGGCCAGGTGACGGCGATCCTGGAGCGCCGCCCGCGCCGCGGCCTGGGCCAGCGTCCCCGTCGGCCACTTCACGTTCGCCAGCCGGAGGTACTGCGCGGTGTCGGGCGTGCCGATGGCATAGCCCAGGCGGAGGTCGGCGAGCCCGAAGGCCTTCGAGAAGGTCCGCGTCACCATCACGTTGGGCCAGCGCGGCGCTGCCCCCCGGAGCGCCGTCAGGGCCGTCTCCCGCGCCGGAGCCTGGGCGAACTCCATGTAGGCCTCGTCCGAGACCACGAGCGCGCCGACGTCGTCCGCCAGCTCGGCGACCGCCTCCAGCTCGGCGATGGGAATGAGCGTGCTGGTGGGGTTGTTGGGCCGGGCCAGGAAGATCAGCTGCGTGCGCGGCGTGATGGCCCCGCGCAGGCGGAGGAGGTCGAGCCCGAAGTCCTCCTCGCGCAGCGGCACCGTCACCGGCACGCGCGCGTGGATGGCGGCGACCTCCCCGTAGACGGGGAAGCTGGGAGCCACCGAGACGATCTCTCCGCCGGCGGTGGTGAACGCCGCGACGATCGCGTGCATGAGCGTGGAGGAGCCGCCGCCCACCACCACCTGCTCGGGACGCACGCGGGCGTAGCGGGCGATGGCCGCGCCCAGCTCGGGCGCGCTCGCGCTCGGGTAGTAGTGCGCGTGGCGCGCCCGCTGCCGGATGGCTCCCACGGCCAGCGGCGAGGGCCCCAGCGGGTTCTCGTTGGACGAGAGCTTGGCGATCCGCGGCCCCGCGCCCTTCGCCCGGCGCGCCGCCTCCTCCAGGGTCGCGCCCGGCACGTAGGGCTGGACCTCGCGCGCGAGCCTGCCCGCCCGGTCCAGGTAGGTCTCGGCCATCAGCGCACCGGCTCCATTCCGAGCCTCCGGGCGATCAACTCGCGCAGGCGGTACTTCTGGATCTTCCCGCTCGGCGTCATCGGGAACTCGCCGACGATCTCCAGCCGCTCGGGGAACTTGTGGCGCGCCAGCGCCTTCGATTCCAGGTACTGGACGATCTCCTCCAGTGTGACGGCCGCGCCGGGCGTGGGAATGACGAACGCGCAGGCGCGCTCCACCAGCCGGGGGTCGGGCATGGCCACGACGGCGACGTTGGTGATCTTGGGATGGGCGAAGAGCAGGTTCTCCACTTCCGCCACCGAGATGTTCTCGCCGCCGCGGATGATGAGGTCCTTGGAGCGCCCGGTGATCGAGACGTAGCCCTCGGCGTCGAGCATGGCGCGATCGCCCGTCCTGAACCAGCCGTCGTCGGTGTGCGCCTCCCGGGTGAAGGCCGGGCGCTTCCAGTAACCCACGAACTGCGAGTGACCGCGCACGAGCAGGTCGCCCTCGGTCTTGGGTGGCAGGGGCCGCGCTTTGTCGTCGGCGACCTGCAGCTCCAGGCCGGGCAGCGGGCAGCCGTCGGTGCCGAAGATCTTCGCCTCGGGGTCGTCGAGCCCGTTGCAGGTGACGAGGCCGTTCTCGGTCATCCCCCACCCGGCCGAGATCGCGCAGTGCAGGCGCTGGCGCGCGTCCTGGACGAGCTTGCGCGGGATCGACGCGCCCGCGGAGATGAACAGGCGCAGCGAGGAGATGTCGTGGCGCTCGAGGGCGGGCGCGTAGGTGAGGTCCTGCAGGAAGGGCGTGGCCCCCATCGTGTAGGTGACGCGCTCGGCCCCGATGAGCCGCGCCGCCTCCTCCGCGCTCCAGCTATCGAGCCAGACCCCGGTCGAGCCCAGCAGCAGGGTGAGGCAATAGCCGTAGAGATAGCCCGTCTGGTGGCCGAAGGTGGAGGACATCAGCGCGACGTCGTCCTCGCCGAACCCGAGTCGCGCGATCAGCGGGTAGATGATCGAGAGCGCCGTGTTGGAGGTATGCATGACGCCCTTCGGCTCGCCCGTGGTCCCCGAGGTGAAGATGACCTCCGCGACGTCGTTGGGGTCGGTCCCCGGGAGCGTCCCGCGGTCCGCCCGCGACTCCCAGGCGGTGTCGGTGAGCGCGGCGAACGGTCGCGTGTTCGGGCCCGGCGCCCCCCGGCAGACGAAGACCTCGCGCAGCGCCGGCGCCTCCGCGCGCAGGCCGGCGACCATCTCGACGTAGTCGAACTTGCGGAAGCGGGCCGGGATGACGAAGGCCTCCGACCCGAGCGTCCGGAGGATGAAGCGCAGCTCGTTGGCCCGGTACGTCGGGGGAATAGGGTTCAGGATCACGCCCAGGCGCAGCGCCGCCAGCGCGAGCAGAACCCATTCGTTCCAGTTGGGAAGCTGGCAGGAGATCACGGCGCCGCGCTCGATCCCGGCCGCCCGGAGGCCGTAGGCCACGCGCTCCACCCGCCGGGCGAGCCCGGCCCAGGTGAGCCGCCCGGCGCCGTCCACGAGGGCGGTCTTGTCGGGCCGGCTCGTCGCCCAGCGGTCGAGATAGCGGTCCAGCGTCTCGTTCTTCCAGTACCCGGCCGTGGTCAGCGCGGTGATGCGCTCGGCGGTGAGCGTGGTCTCAAAGCTGGGCATCGGTCCCCGGGCGCCCGTCAGCGCGGCCTGGGCGGCGCTGGTCGAGGAGGCCGTGGCCGTCGCGGCGGCCGCGCGGGCTTGGGGACTGGCGGAGCCGGGACGGTTTTCACTCGATCACGTGATCCGCCCGCAGCAACAGCGACGGCGGGATCGTGAGGCCGAGGGCCTTGGCCGTCTTCATGTTGATGACCAGCTCGAACTTGGTGGGCTCCCCCAGCCCTTGTCGAAGGGCTTCGAAGTTGTTCTGCACCTGCGCGTCGGCGGGCGCCAGGAGGATTCCGAGGGCCAGGAGCAGGACGAGGGCAACGACCAAGAGGGCGGCGGCACGGGCCTTCAGCGGGCACCTCCCGTCAAGGACGAGTGCCGTGAACCTACGTCGGAAGGCGGGAGGCGGTCAAGGGCCATTCCCCTCGTTGGCCGCGGGCGACGTCATTCTGTTTTCAAAGTCGACGCGCGTGCCGTAAGGTAGGGGCCATGTCGCCCGCGCCCCGGTTCGTCGGCAGTGAGGTCAAGCGTCTGGAGGACCCCCGCCTCATCCGCGGCCAGGCCCAGTACGTGGACGATCTGACCCTCAGCGGTCTCGCTCACGGCCACGTGCTCCGTTCGCCGTACGCGCATGCGCGCATCGTGAGGCTCGACACCGCGGACGCCGAGAAGCTGCTCGGCGTCTACGCGGTGCTCACGGCCCGCGACCTCGAGGGCGCGATCCGGCCCAAGCCCCTGATCCTGGCGCCCCCCAATACCAACAATCCGCCCCGCCTGGTCCTGGCCGGCGATCGTGTTCGCTTCGCCGGTGATCCGGTGGCGTTCGTGATGGCGGCCGATCGGGCCACCGCGCGGGACGCCGCGGACCTCGTCCAGGTAGAGTACGAGCCGCTCGA is part of the Candidatus Methylomirabilota bacterium genome and encodes:
- a CDS encoding acetyl-CoA acetyltransferase produces the protein MGLGGRVAIIGSGVIKYGENFHQSLTDMIYEAVTLALADAKIERQRLQAAWLGCYEPMLYGFEGNSGTFVSDPLNLFPIPVTRVAAYCATGIEAVRNAALAVASGEYDLVLAVGAEKMREVPSRGSLVAQAVTRGHPVLAKGRTAPGMFALLANRYFKEYGANEEALCAVAMKNHYHGALNPKAHFQKEITAEQYFKAPKVAEPLGLFDCCPTTDGAAAVILTRTDLAPTLTDAYTVIRGIAYAVTAGYWNTQFDPSWSFTSFRSTREAAKTAYRMAGVTNPAREIDLAECHDCFTITEMINYEDLGLAKPGEGWKFATGGVTKLGGDLPVNTSGGLKSCGHPIGSSGVRMIANIHDQLLGRAGKMQVKGARMGLAHNLGGPGAVSAVAVLSQP
- a CDS encoding CPBP family intramembrane glutamic endopeptidase, giving the protein MSARRVWPVFVAYLLAFVSIVAFTLVAALVVRGLYPELPEREVFDGLPGLLAGALASASALMVTLLGVMRPLDLARLRLLPGRETGPTLAVMIVGTLALGQALDSATALAGLADRGTMAVIRRALEGASGVELFAAVLVIGVIAGVAEETFFRGYMQSRLAEHWRPSVAVLVTSVAFGLLHLEGLHVTLAFALGLWLGFVTERAGSALPAVAAHVINNALFTVLTAGGVTVNAFWPNVVLGGVGALVFAGCAAWLWRAPGLRPRGPEG
- a CDS encoding histidinol-phosphate transaminase gives rise to the protein MAETYLDRAGRLAREVQPYVPGATLEEAARRAKGAGPRIAKLSSNENPLGPSPLAVGAIRQRARHAHYYPSASAPELGAAIARYARVRPEQVVVGGGSSTLMHAIVAAFTTAGGEIVSVAPSFPVYGEVAAIHARVPVTVPLREEDFGLDLLRLRGAITPRTQLIFLARPNNPTSTLIPIAELEAVAELADDVGALVVSDEAYMEFAQAPARETALTALRGAAPRWPNVMVTRTFSKAFGLADLRLGYAIGTPDTAQYLRLANVKWPTGTLAQAAARAALQDRRHLARTLAVVAEGRAWLAQKFAHLGFAVAPRPQGNYIMVDVGSRGWTAPDFAAAVFRAARVLVRGDFSERYVRISVGRPGENRRLLAAVRQLLGGGPGRK
- a CDS encoding AMP-binding protein, whose product is MPSFETTLTAERITALTTAGYWKNETLDRYLDRWATSRPDKTALVDGAGRLTWAGLARRVERVAYGLRAAGIERGAVISCQLPNWNEWVLLALAALRLGVILNPIPPTYRANELRFILRTLGSEAFVIPARFRKFDYVEMVAGLRAEAPALREVFVCRGAPGPNTRPFAALTDTAWESRADRGTLPGTDPNDVAEVIFTSGTTGEPKGVMHTSNTALSIIYPLIARLGFGEDDVALMSSTFGHQTGYLYGYCLTLLLGSTGVWLDSWSAEEAARLIGAERVTYTMGATPFLQDLTYAPALERHDISSLRLFISAGASIPRKLVQDARQRLHCAISAGWGMTENGLVTCNGLDDPEAKIFGTDGCPLPGLELQVADDKARPLPPKTEGDLLVRGHSQFVGYWKRPAFTREAHTDDGWFRTGDRAMLDAEGYVSITGRSKDLIIRGGENISVAEVENLLFAHPKITNVAVVAMPDPRLVERACAFVIPTPGAAVTLEEIVQYLESKALARHKFPERLEIVGEFPMTPSGKIQKYRLRELIARRLGMEPVR